From Streptomyces sp. TLI_105, the proteins below share one genomic window:
- the ruvX gene encoding Holliday junction resolvase RuvX — protein MRRGRRLAVDVGDARIGVASCDPDGVLATPVETVPGRDVPAAHRRLRQIVEEYEPIEVVVGLPRSLSGREGPAATKVRAFAREMAKGIAPVPVRLVDERMTTVTATQGLRASGVKAKKGRSVIDQAAAVIILQNALESERVSGNPPGEGVEVVI, from the coding sequence ATGCGCCGCGGCCGCCGTCTCGCGGTCGACGTCGGGGACGCCCGGATCGGGGTCGCCTCGTGCGACCCCGACGGGGTCCTCGCGACGCCGGTGGAGACCGTGCCGGGACGTGACGTCCCGGCCGCCCACCGGCGGCTCCGCCAGATCGTCGAGGAGTACGAGCCGATCGAGGTCGTCGTGGGCCTGCCCCGCTCGCTCAGCGGGCGGGAGGGCCCGGCCGCGACCAAGGTCCGCGCCTTCGCCCGGGAGATGGCGAAGGGCATCGCCCCGGTGCCGGTCCGTCTCGTCGACGAGCGGATGACCACCGTCACCGCCACCCAGGGCCTGCGGGCCTCGGGCGTGAAGGCGAAGAAGGGGCGGTCCGTCATCGACCAGGCCGCCGCTGTGATCATCCTTCAGAACGCTCTTGAGTCCGAACGGGTATCAGGTAATCCGCCCGGTGAGGGCGTCGAAGTGGTTATCTGA